Proteins from a genomic interval of Pseudophryne corroboree isolate aPseCor3 chromosome 4, aPseCor3.hap2, whole genome shotgun sequence:
- the LOC134911556 gene encoding uncharacterized protein LOC134911556 yields MSAPLPAAITQDIQVDATKSVKAIIKPPNGGSGEVVSTGTYNALYHAQTNVPHIVRPKQGDVIEFSPVRVITVPNGKTDDQGTIPVQDSAMRCPWSRTELRSIMSEFPDPRKNLVACQRFIKELGNSTEPTNKDWRTVLRACLPSSVDPAKFITDCQLDTEVPQTEEHNQECIKQINQQLEVYFPAVVKWNEIFSIRQNERESISNYFNRALQVMARNTGITDIKTCAQHREIAVKVLMNGLKEVLRTRVQTTNPNWRNISVAALREAAIDIDRNTTRYRESQSDKLMAASIQALTTRPLQHKPQTPARNSNVEVCYNCQKEGHFARDCRSGSRQKSHQPPRQRHNHNIQETREAQGKRLMAMSIRAFEEASNQPRPQVIDTWRKPRVCYHCRREGHYASDCNNPHKVRPPRPRNEQN; encoded by the coding sequence atgtcggcaccacttccagcagccatcacacaagacatccaggtggacgcgaccaaatcggtaaaggcaataatcaaaccccctaacggagggtcaggtgaggtcgtgtccacaggtacgtacaatgctttatatcacgcacaaacaaatgtaccccatattgtaagaccaaaacaaggtgatgtaattgagtttagtcctgtcagggtgatcacagtccccaatgggaagactgacgatcagggaaccattcccgtccaggacagtgcaatgcgctgtccctggtcccggaccgaattgagatcaattatgtccgaatttcctgatccaaggaaaaatctagtcgcatgtcaaaggttcattaaagaactaggaaactcaacagaacccaccaacaaagattggcggacagtgctgagggcatgtttgccctccagtgttgaccctgcgaaatttattactgattgtcaattagacacagaagtacctcaaacagaggaacacaatcaggaatgtattaagcagataaaccaacagttggaagtatatttccctgccgttgtcaagtggaatgaaatcttctccataagacaaaacgaaagggaaagtatttccaattatttcaatcgagcactgcaagtaatggctaggaacactgggatcacagacatcaaaacatgtgcacagcatagagaaatagcggttaaggtattaatgaatggtttaaaggaggtattgagaacaagggtacagaccaccaacccaaactggagaaatatctcagtggccgcattaagagaggccgctattgatattgatcgaaataccaccagatacagagagtcacaaagtgataaattaatggccgcaagtatacaggccctaaccacaagaccactccagcataagccccaaacccctgcgagaaattcaaatgtggaagtctgttacaattgccagaaggaaggtcattttgcaagagattgtagatcaggaagtagacaaaagtcacatcagccccctagacaacgacataatcataatATCCAagaaaccagggaagcacagggaaaacggttgatggcgatgagcatccgagcgtttgaggaggcatcaaatcaaccaagacctcaggtcattgacacttggaggaaacccagggtttgttatcattgtagaagagaagggcattatgccagcgactgtaataacccacataaagtcagaccccctagaccaagaaatgagcaaaattaa